A genomic segment from Pediococcus acidilactici encodes:
- a CDS encoding DUF2785 domain-containing protein → MDAIETTRQKLKQLRVRLQQGKLFASLGRAVGTIIDSADGNQPVKPVSLPDDHDGIEELLQRVRTALGKGQMETLSDADLDLMLQHLGSPNPIIRDKGVFYLFNDLIQNQVLTKSQMVRTFDRLTSDQVLFAHINEGENDAAFLRSFAVMMLASLIYIDRAGAAFIDHARKTKLVEQLALYIMLENDTRGYVADHGWVHAYTHIGNVLDELASDEELLRADKILLMATVIEKFRRLKTPLIYGEPTRLAVYFADQLLEDDVYQQFLLIELREWRRALASTQVRETQAMWNAIFNRQRLLQAMMLNSNMAKAVVEYLEDSNDFTI, encoded by the coding sequence ATGGATGCAATCGAAACAACCCGCCAAAAGCTAAAACAGCTCCGTGTCAGACTGCAACAAGGAAAGCTTTTTGCTTCCTTAGGCCGGGCAGTGGGTACAATCATTGATTCTGCGGATGGCAACCAACCCGTTAAACCAGTTTCACTGCCTGATGATCACGATGGTATCGAAGAGTTGCTTCAAAGAGTCCGGACTGCTCTAGGCAAGGGTCAAATGGAGACGCTTAGCGATGCCGACCTTGATTTAATGCTGCAGCATTTAGGGTCGCCCAACCCAATTATTCGGGACAAGGGGGTCTTTTATCTTTTTAACGACCTCATTCAAAATCAAGTTTTAACTAAGTCGCAAATGGTGCGCACGTTTGACCGGTTAACAAGTGACCAGGTCCTCTTCGCACACATTAACGAAGGGGAAAATGACGCGGCCTTTTTACGGTCCTTCGCGGTAATGATGCTGGCATCGTTGATTTATATTGACCGCGCGGGAGCAGCATTTATCGACCACGCTCGTAAAACTAAGTTAGTTGAACAATTGGCACTGTACATCATGTTGGAAAATGATACCCGCGGATACGTAGCTGACCATGGGTGGGTGCACGCTTATACCCACATCGGGAACGTTTTAGACGAATTGGCTAGTGACGAAGAATTGCTTCGGGCAGATAAGATCCTACTGATGGCGACGGTCATCGAAAAGTTCCGGCGGCTTAAAACCCCGCTAATATATGGCGAACCAACCCGGTTAGCGGTCTACTTCGCGGATCAGCTGCTAGAAGACGATGTTTATCAGCAGTTCTTATTAATTGAACTCCGAGAATGGCGCCGGGCGCTAGCGTCAACGCAGGTTCGGGAAACCCAGGCAATGTGGAACGCTATTTTCAATCGACAGCGACTATTACAGGCAATGATGCTAAATTCTAATATGGCTAAAGCAGTGGTGGAATATTTGGAAGATTCGAACGATTTTACCATTTAA
- a CDS encoding amino acid permease produces MSSFIKKFIHKEDPSQYEDKDANLVRTLTVKDFLSLGVGTIVSTTIFTLPGVVAAEHAGPAVVLSFLAAAVVAGLVAFAYAEMASAMPFAGSAYSWINVIFGEGFGWIAGWALLAEYFIAVAFVASGLSANFRGLISTVGLKLPAALANPFGTDGGIIDIVALIVILLVAILLACGTSEAARIENALVVLKVLAIILFIIVGITSVHLSNYVPFIPHPRVLPDGSHFGGWSGIYAGVSMIFLSYIGFDSIAANAGEAKDPQKTMPRGILGSLAIAVTLFVAVALVLVGMFHYSNYANNAEPVGWALRTAGHPAVASLVQAIAVIGMFTALIGMMMAGSRLLYSFGRDGMLPKWLGKLNRHQLPNQALLFLTVTGIIIGSLFPFAFLAQLISAGTLIAFMFVTLGIYALRPREGKDIAVPSFKMPFYPVLPALAFLGTLAVFWGLDYQAKLYSLIWFAIGLVVYLAYGARNSRIK; encoded by the coding sequence ATGAGTTCATTCATAAAAAAATTTATTCATAAAGAAGATCCTTCCCAATACGAGGATAAGGACGCCAACTTGGTGCGCACGTTGACCGTCAAAGATTTCCTTTCGTTAGGGGTGGGAACCATTGTTTCAACCACTATTTTCACACTTCCAGGAGTTGTTGCCGCTGAGCATGCGGGCCCTGCGGTGGTCCTATCATTTCTTGCCGCGGCGGTCGTTGCCGGTTTAGTCGCCTTCGCCTACGCAGAAATGGCTTCGGCAATGCCCTTTGCTGGATCTGCGTATTCTTGGATCAACGTAATTTTTGGGGAAGGTTTTGGTTGGATTGCCGGTTGGGCACTTTTAGCCGAATATTTCATTGCGGTCGCTTTCGTGGCTTCTGGACTTTCCGCCAACTTTCGGGGACTGATTTCTACGGTAGGCTTAAAATTGCCCGCTGCTTTGGCAAATCCGTTTGGTACCGATGGGGGCATTATTGACATTGTCGCTTTAATTGTGATTTTGCTCGTCGCCATTCTATTGGCCTGTGGAACTTCGGAAGCCGCTCGGATTGAAAATGCCTTAGTAGTTTTAAAGGTTCTGGCAATTATTTTGTTTATTATCGTGGGGATTACTTCGGTTCACTTATCTAACTACGTGCCCTTTATTCCCCATCCGCGAGTATTGCCTGATGGTAGCCACTTTGGCGGTTGGAGTGGCATTTACGCCGGGGTTTCAATGATTTTCTTATCATACATCGGTTTTGATTCAATTGCTGCCAATGCTGGCGAAGCTAAGGATCCCCAAAAAACGATGCCCCGTGGAATTTTGGGCTCCCTAGCAATTGCGGTGACCCTCTTCGTAGCGGTCGCCCTTGTACTAGTGGGAATGTTCCATTACTCTAACTACGCTAATAATGCGGAACCAGTCGGCTGGGCACTGCGAACGGCTGGACACCCCGCAGTGGCTAGCTTAGTGCAAGCCATCGCGGTAATCGGGATGTTCACCGCCCTAATTGGAATGATGATGGCCGGTTCGCGATTACTGTATTCATTTGGCCGAGATGGCATGCTACCAAAGTGGCTTGGTAAACTCAATCGCCATCAATTGCCTAACCAAGCTTTACTATTTTTGACGGTAACCGGAATCATTATCGGTTCCCTATTCCCGTTCGCCTTTTTAGCGCAGCTAATTTCGGCGGGGACGCTGATTGCCTTCATGTTCGTTACGTTAGGAATTTACGCCTTACGCCCCCGGGAGGGAAAAGACATTGCGGTACCAAGCTTTAAAATGCCTTTCTACCCAGTTTTACCAGCGTTAGCCTTTTTAGGAACGTTAGCAGTATTCTGGGGACTGGATTACCAAGCTAAGTTATACTCGTTGATCTGGTTTGCAATTGGCTTGGTAGTATACCTAGCGTATGGGGCAAGGAATTCAAGGATCAAGTAA
- a CDS encoding DUF975 family protein: MNDSISIKALKKRTLETYRGNWMAAIKANILPILSAAFTSFLVMTVVGIALVVFTQTDPATLHQATNYDQAASVNSAYSGSGMARDFLSIAIATFFTVGIQYGTLDWLRNRMRVPSWGTPFQTFSRKYFTSTLAIFLFEFIFLTLWSILLVIPAIIKFYSYSQSYLLYKDAQERQLTDQFEFVTFITFSRRLMDGYKAQFFLLQLSLIGWYILSVITFGIGFLWYIPYRNGVYAAFYDDLVKKRGKQAVPEIFA, from the coding sequence ATGAATGATTCGATAAGTATTAAAGCACTAAAAAAACGGACCTTGGAAACGTATCGGGGAAATTGGATGGCGGCCATTAAAGCCAACATCTTGCCGATTTTGAGCGCGGCCTTCACTAGTTTTTTGGTGATGACGGTGGTTGGAATTGCGTTAGTGGTGTTTACCCAAACTGATCCAGCAACGTTGCACCAGGCTACTAATTACGATCAGGCCGCAAGCGTTAACTCCGCATATTCAGGATCGGGGATGGCCCGCGATTTTCTCTCGATAGCGATTGCGACATTCTTTACGGTAGGGATCCAGTACGGTACGCTAGATTGGCTACGTAATCGTATGCGAGTGCCTTCATGGGGCACACCATTCCAAACGTTTAGTCGGAAGTACTTTACGTCAACGTTAGCCATCTTTTTATTCGAGTTTATCTTCTTAACGTTGTGGTCGATTCTATTGGTAATTCCCGCAATCATTAAGTTTTACTCCTATTCACAATCGTATTTGTTGTATAAGGATGCTCAAGAACGACAGTTGACGGACCAATTTGAATTTGTCACCTTTATTACGTTTAGTCGGCGCTTAATGGATGGGTACAAAGCCCAATTTTTCCTTCTCCAATTATCACTAATTGGTTGGTACATTTTAAGCGTGATCACTTTCGGAATTGGCTTCCTATGGTACATCCCATACCGTAACGGGGTCTACGCGGCGTTTTACGACGACTTAGTTAAAAAGCGTGGTAAACAGGCGGTGCCAGAAATTTTTGCCTAA
- a CDS encoding ABC transporter: MNKIAAVVKYDLSNYLRLILIAYAWIIGLILGVPALINLIGKGFSGTLNVIEAQLNTISFGAIFVNVVLIFYCGFLTYERFAFLIQNGVSRRTGWIAKLISLLALTVVAIIYGLIVNALSLMGDQNKNTSLYWAFYGHFYKNGVLNVLSMILTNLVFLLLVAAGGMMLGALFALLKRRQQRVIVVGIPLALILIFTIIGRMISEKVITWERIDDLIRFILGDTGTMGHLNPIIPTVIMLILLVACLAISRWLNVRLRLKRGE, translated from the coding sequence ATGAATAAAATTGCGGCGGTAGTTAAGTACGATTTAAGCAATTATTTACGCCTGATTTTAATCGCGTACGCGTGGATTATTGGGTTAATCTTGGGAGTCCCAGCGCTTATTAACCTAATTGGTAAGGGATTTTCGGGAACCCTCAACGTGATCGAAGCCCAGTTAAACACAATATCGTTTGGGGCAATTTTTGTTAACGTAGTCTTAATATTTTACTGTGGTTTTCTAACGTACGAACGGTTTGCCTTTTTAATTCAAAACGGGGTTTCCCGACGTACGGGATGGATCGCTAAATTGATTTCACTACTAGCTTTGACGGTTGTGGCAATTATTTATGGATTAATAGTTAACGCACTTTCTCTAATGGGGGACCAAAACAAAAACACTTCTCTTTACTGGGCCTTTTACGGCCATTTCTATAAAAACGGCGTTCTTAACGTGCTTTCAATGATTTTAACTAACCTGGTGTTCTTATTACTGGTTGCTGCAGGAGGAATGATGTTAGGTGCCCTCTTTGCGTTGCTTAAACGCCGGCAGCAACGGGTGATCGTGGTCGGAATTCCGTTAGCGTTAATCTTGATTTTTACAATTATTGGGCGAATGATTAGTGAGAAGGTTATCACGTGGGAAAGAATCGATGATTTGATTAGATTTATCCTGGGGGATACCGGAACCATGGGCCATCTTAACCCGATAATTCCTACCGTAATTATGTTAATATTATTGGTAGCATGTTTAGCAATCTCAAGGTGGTTAAACGTGCGTTTAAGACTGAAGCGAGGAGAATAG
- a CDS encoding ABC transporter ATP-binding protein produces MKGIEVRQVTKTFDHHLVLNGIGLTLEPNKIYGLLGRNGAGKSTLLNLLVNRIRPDEGEIKLDNELIGDNDRQLGKLFLMSEVDLYPKNVRVKDIFKWTASFYGNFNSELAHSLSKQFGLKESMLFHHLSTGYRTITKLIVALSVPAEYVFLDEPVLGLDANHREIFYNALVESYAEKPRTFVIATHLIEEFANLIEHVMVIDQGRVVVDDETEAVLANAYTISGPAQAVDQYTEGLNVIGSDRLARIKANYVYGPLNDRPIPDEINIDPMDLQTLFINLTNGGETHE; encoded by the coding sequence ATGAAGGGTATCGAAGTAAGGCAAGTAACGAAAACTTTTGACCATCATTTAGTTTTAAACGGCATTGGGCTAACTTTAGAGCCGAATAAAATTTACGGTTTGCTAGGTCGCAACGGAGCTGGTAAGAGTACCTTATTGAATTTGCTGGTGAACCGCATTCGACCTGATGAAGGCGAAATTAAGTTAGATAACGAACTGATTGGCGATAACGATCGGCAGCTTGGAAAATTATTTTTAATGAGTGAAGTTGATTTGTATCCCAAAAACGTCCGGGTTAAGGATATTTTTAAATGGACCGCTAGTTTTTACGGCAACTTTAATAGCGAGTTGGCCCATTCGTTAAGCAAACAATTTGGGCTAAAAGAGTCCATGCTTTTCCACCATCTTTCTACAGGATATCGCACAATCACTAAACTAATCGTCGCGTTATCCGTTCCAGCGGAATACGTTTTTTTAGATGAACCAGTTTTAGGGCTGGATGCTAACCACCGGGAAATTTTTTATAATGCGCTAGTAGAAAGTTACGCAGAAAAGCCCCGGACCTTTGTAATTGCAACCCACCTGATCGAAGAATTTGCCAACCTGATCGAACACGTCATGGTCATTGATCAAGGTCGGGTAGTGGTTGATGATGAAACCGAGGCGGTCTTAGCAAATGCTTATACCATCAGCGGACCTGCTCAGGCAGTTGATCAGTATACTGAGGGCTTGAACGTGATCGGCAGCGACCGCCTAGCTCGGATTAAGGCGAATTACGTATATGGACCGTTAAATGACCGACCAATTCCAGACGAAATTAATATTGACCCGATGGATTTGCAGACGCTTTTTATTAATTTGACAAACGGGGGAGAAACTCATGAATAA
- a CDS encoding GntR family transcriptional regulator has protein sequence MHFNFNSSEPIYLQVAQQIEDAIFTGGFKEGEQIPSTTEISKEFHINPATVLKGMNQLVARNLLEKHRGVGMFVVHGASKQITLDRQQNFYQKYVVGVVKEAIRLNITETELKKLIEQGYQSL, from the coding sequence ATGCATTTTAACTTTAATAGCAGTGAGCCAATCTATCTCCAAGTCGCTCAACAAATTGAGGATGCAATTTTCACGGGCGGGTTTAAAGAAGGAGAACAAATCCCCTCCACAACGGAAATATCCAAAGAATTTCATATTAATCCGGCAACGGTTTTAAAGGGGATGAACCAGCTGGTGGCCCGGAACCTCTTAGAAAAACACCGGGGAGTCGGAATGTTTGTGGTTCATGGGGCGAGCAAACAGATTACCTTAGACCGCCAACAAAATTTTTACCAAAAGTACGTTGTGGGCGTTGTTAAGGAAGCAATTCGTTTAAACATTACCGAAACGGAATTAAAAAAATTAATTGAACAGGGGTATCAATCGTTATGA
- a CDS encoding MetQ/NlpA family ABC transporter substrate-binding protein: MKRNKLFYGVSILVALLFLASCGKKSTDTQKITIGASAVPHTEILKHIQPALKKEGVELDIKTFQDYVLPNKALASGNIDANYFQHGPFLKEWNEKNHGHLVSAGAVHLEPIAVYSKKYDSLKNLPKNAKILVSNNVSDYGRVLQIFRDAGLITLKKGTDLTKAKFSDIAKNPKHLQFKTGYEPKIMPQLLKNKQGSAEVINSNYAVQAHLNPQKDAIATETSASPYSNIVAIRPDEKNRPAIKKLMKELKSKSTQKWIKQHFKGAVAPVD, translated from the coding sequence ATGAAAAGAAACAAATTATTTTACGGAGTCAGTATCTTGGTGGCACTCCTATTCTTAGCGAGTTGCGGGAAGAAATCTACGGATACGCAAAAAATTACGATTGGGGCGTCGGCAGTGCCCCATACGGAAATTTTAAAACATATCCAACCAGCCCTCAAAAAGGAGGGGGTTGAACTAGATATTAAAACCTTCCAAGATTACGTTTTGCCTAATAAAGCATTGGCAAGTGGGAATATCGATGCTAATTATTTCCAACACGGACCATTCTTGAAGGAATGGAACGAAAAAAACCATGGACACTTGGTTAGTGCGGGTGCGGTCCATTTAGAACCGATCGCAGTTTATTCTAAAAAATATGATTCATTAAAAAATTTACCCAAAAATGCGAAGATTTTAGTTAGCAATAACGTTTCCGATTATGGTCGGGTGCTCCAGATTTTTCGGGATGCCGGATTAATCACCTTGAAAAAGGGTACCGACCTCACTAAGGCGAAGTTTAGCGATATTGCTAAGAATCCTAAGCATCTACAATTTAAAACAGGCTACGAGCCTAAAATTATGCCCCAATTGCTTAAAAATAAGCAGGGGAGCGCGGAAGTGATTAATTCTAATTACGCGGTGCAAGCACATTTGAATCCGCAAAAAGACGCTATCGCAACGGAAACGTCAGCTTCCCCTTACAGCAACATTGTCGCTATCCGACCGGATGAAAAGAACCGCCCCGCTATTAAGAAATTGATGAAGGAACTGAAATCTAAGTCAACGCAAAAATGGATCAAGCAACACTTTAAGGGCGCCGTTGCTCCGGTTGATTAG
- a CDS encoding ABC transporter permease has product MNSSILDFSTVDWNEMGQATWETIWVTLVAVVFTAVLGLLIGLLLFETRDSKNWGIRLINWLVSFLVNVFRSIPYIILIVILIPVTNVLVHTIVGPTAALPSLILAAAPFFGRLVEMAFREIDSGVLEAAAAMGAKKSTIIFKVLLPESMPALVSGLTVTAISLVGYTAMAGAIGAGGLGALAYNNGFLQYNGAIILVATVLIVLFVFALQWTGDWLVKKIDKRLV; this is encoded by the coding sequence ATGAACAGTAGTATCTTAGACTTTAGTACCGTGGATTGGAATGAAATGGGCCAAGCAACTTGGGAGACAATTTGGGTGACGCTAGTGGCGGTTGTTTTCACCGCTGTCTTAGGGTTATTGATCGGGTTACTGCTTTTTGAAACGCGGGATAGCAAAAATTGGGGAATCCGGCTAATTAATTGGCTAGTTTCCTTCTTAGTAAACGTATTTCGGTCGATTCCGTACATCATCTTAATTGTAATTTTAATCCCGGTGACCAACGTGTTGGTACACACCATTGTGGGGCCGACCGCGGCGTTACCTTCGTTAATTTTGGCCGCCGCTCCGTTTTTTGGTCGGTTAGTCGAAATGGCGTTTCGGGAGATTGATTCCGGAGTGTTAGAGGCGGCCGCCGCTATGGGAGCAAAAAAATCGACCATTATTTTCAAAGTTTTATTACCAGAAAGCATGCCGGCGTTAGTCTCAGGTCTCACGGTTACCGCGATTTCGTTGGTGGGTTACACTGCCATGGCTGGAGCAATCGGTGCCGGCGGGCTAGGGGCTTTAGCTTATAATAATGGCTTTCTGCAGTACAACGGAGCTATTATCCTAGTGGCCACGGTTTTAATCGTACTATTCGTCTTTGCCTTACAGTGGACTGGTGATTGGTTGGTTAAGAAAATTGATAAACGGTTAGTTTAG
- a CDS encoding methionine ABC transporter ATP-binding protein → MIEFKKVSKTFTTKTGPVNAIEDVNLAIPDGQIFGIIGYSGAGKTTLIRMLNGLEKPTTGEVKINDVVINQLAGAALAQQRHKIGMIFQHFNLLWSRTVKDNIMFPLEIAGVSRAQREQKARELIELVGLTGKEDRYPSELSGGQKQRVGIARALANDPEILLSDEATSALDPQTTDEVLDLLLEIKRKRKITIVLITHEMHVIRKICDQVAVLDGGKIIESGAVLDVFKHPQQALTKRFITAETDPTPQDTELILDELVDQNPNGRVVRLTFHGDQAKLPIVSEMVHEFPEVALNIIAGNIKQTQEGSIGSLYVQLTGPQNQLDGAVSFLRKLRVETEVVSDEQ, encoded by the coding sequence GTGATTGAATTTAAGAAGGTATCCAAAACTTTTACAACGAAGACTGGTCCGGTGAACGCAATCGAAGACGTAAATTTGGCGATTCCGGACGGCCAAATTTTTGGCATCATTGGGTATTCAGGAGCGGGAAAAACAACTTTGATTCGGATGCTAAATGGGTTGGAAAAGCCTACTACCGGAGAAGTTAAGATTAACGACGTAGTTATTAACCAACTCGCCGGGGCGGCACTTGCCCAACAACGTCATAAAATCGGGATGATTTTCCAACATTTTAACCTCTTATGGTCCCGGACGGTGAAGGACAATATCATGTTTCCTTTAGAAATTGCTGGCGTTAGCCGTGCCCAACGAGAGCAGAAGGCCCGGGAATTGATTGAGTTGGTAGGACTTACCGGAAAAGAAGACCGTTACCCTAGCGAACTTTCTGGCGGACAAAAACAACGGGTAGGGATTGCCCGGGCGTTAGCAAACGACCCAGAGATCCTTTTGTCTGATGAAGCAACGAGTGCGTTAGATCCCCAGACTACCGATGAGGTTTTAGATTTACTATTAGAAATTAAACGCAAGCGAAAAATTACGATTGTCTTGATTACTCACGAAATGCACGTGATTCGTAAAATTTGTGACCAAGTGGCCGTTTTAGACGGGGGAAAGATTATCGAAAGTGGCGCAGTTTTAGACGTCTTTAAGCATCCTCAACAGGCACTAACTAAACGCTTCATTACGGCAGAAACTGACCCCACACCACAAGACACGGAATTAATTTTAGATGAATTAGTGGATCAAAATCCAAATGGTCGGGTGGTTCGGTTAACTTTCCATGGCGATCAAGCTAAGTTGCCAATCGTTTCAGAGATGGTGCACGAGTTTCCCGAGGTGGCTTTAAACATCATTGCCGGAAACATTAAACAAACTCAAGAGGGGTCAATTGGAAGCTTGTACGTCCAATTAACCGGACCCCAAAACCAATTGGATGGCGCGGTAAGTTTTCTACGCAAATTAAGGGTGGAAACGGAGGTAGTTAGTGATGAACAGTAG
- a CDS encoding rod shape-determining protein RodA, whose amino-acid sequence MERNDSRVARKDDSSRIDYGIIFPVLMLAIIGLASIYVAATHDTSATSVFRQVFSQLIWYLLGVGIVVVLMQFDADQLWWLAPIAYGAGIVLLILVLFLYSRSYAANTGAKSWFAFGGFTFQPSEVMKPAYILMMARVITVYNHRVKNRTIQSDWRLIGIMALWTLPIPILLLLQHDFGTMLVFIAIFIGLVVVSGVTWRILIPSFVGMVVLGSTTLMLVALPWGQALLQKVGFESYQFARVDNWLHPSSDTTNSGYQLWQSMKAIGSGQLFGKGFNVSNVNVPVRESDMIFSVIGENFGFIGSIVLIGLYFLLIYKILQVIFDTKNEFYAYVATGVIMMILFHVFENIGMNIGLLPLTGIPLPFVSAGGSALIGNMIGIGLIMSMRYHYYSYSKTSIEENADF is encoded by the coding sequence ATGGAAAGAAATGATTCTCGGGTAGCACGCAAAGACGACAGCTCCCGCATTGACTATGGAATTATCTTTCCGGTACTTATGTTAGCCATCATTGGGCTGGCATCGATTTATGTAGCTGCTACGCACGATACTAGTGCCACGAGCGTGTTTCGACAGGTCTTTTCCCAACTGATTTGGTACCTGTTGGGAGTGGGAATCGTGGTTGTACTAATGCAGTTTGATGCTGACCAACTCTGGTGGTTAGCACCGATTGCGTACGGTGCAGGGATCGTTTTACTTATCCTGGTGCTCTTCTTGTACAGCCGCTCTTATGCCGCAAATACGGGGGCCAAGAGCTGGTTTGCCTTTGGGGGATTTACCTTCCAGCCGTCCGAGGTTATGAAACCCGCGTATATTTTAATGATGGCGCGGGTCATCACGGTTTATAATCACCGGGTGAAGAATCGCACGATTCAATCAGACTGGCGGTTAATTGGAATTATGGCATTGTGGACGTTGCCAATTCCGATCCTTTTACTACTCCAACACGACTTTGGGACCATGTTAGTCTTCATCGCGATTTTCATTGGGTTGGTAGTGGTTTCGGGAGTAACGTGGCGAATTTTAATTCCGTCCTTTGTGGGGATGGTGGTCTTAGGGAGTACAACCCTCATGCTCGTTGCGCTTCCGTGGGGCCAAGCGTTGCTTCAAAAGGTTGGGTTTGAAAGTTACCAATTTGCCCGGGTGGACAACTGGTTACATCCGTCTTCGGACACCACTAATTCAGGCTACCAGCTTTGGCAAAGTATGAAAGCAATTGGTTCTGGACAGCTATTTGGTAAGGGATTTAACGTATCTAACGTTAACGTACCGGTTCGTGAATCCGATATGATTTTTTCCGTAATTGGGGAAAACTTCGGCTTCATTGGAAGTATTGTTCTGATTGGATTATATTTCCTACTGATTTATAAAATTTTACAAGTAATCTTTGACACTAAAAATGAGTTTTACGCGTACGTAGCTACCGGAGTAATCATGATGATTCTCTTCCACGTTTTTGAAAACATTGGAATGAACATCGGACTCCTCCCGTTGACCGGAATTCCGCTCCCCTTCGTGAGTGCCGGTGGTTCCGCGTTAATTGGAAACATGATTGGAATTGGGCTAATAATGTCGATGCGTTATCATTACTACTCGTACAGTAAGACCAGCATCGAAGAAAATGCTGATTTTTAA
- a CDS encoding DUF2969 domain-containing protein, which yields MSRKEKKFAIEVKETNNNGTLVNEVYVNQRMIGQISQVNDKNWVASNQSGEMRVKSIDEGIQWIIAEFNLHSL from the coding sequence ATGTCACGAAAAGAAAAAAAGTTTGCTATTGAAGTTAAAGAAACTAACAACAACGGTACCCTGGTCAACGAGGTTTACGTTAACCAGCGGATGATTGGACAAATATCTCAAGTAAATGATAAGAATTGGGTAGCTTCTAACCAAAGTGGCGAAATGCGAGTAAAATCAATTGATGAAGGGATTCAGTGGATTATTGCTGAATTTAATTTACATTCGCTATAG
- the yidD gene encoding membrane protein insertion efficiency factor YidD — protein MKSFLLMLVRGYQRAISPLFPPSCRYYPTCSNYMMGALKRFGALQGTLMGIARILRCNPFVRGGYDPVPDRFSLKRNSKNSAERK, from the coding sequence ATGAAAAGCTTCTTATTAATGCTGGTCCGCGGCTACCAGAGGGCGATTTCGCCTTTATTTCCACCATCCTGCCGTTATTACCCTACTTGTTCTAACTACATGATGGGGGCGCTTAAGCGGTTTGGTGCGTTGCAGGGGACGCTAATGGGAATTGCCCGGATTCTGCGATGTAATCCATTCGTACGGGGTGGATACGATCCCGTACCCGATCGATTTTCTTTAAAAAGAAATTCAAAAAATAGTGCAGAAAGAAAATAG
- a CDS encoding DUF1146 family protein: MGIQAIITLISYLFFILLAFWCIQAIPFHKFMGRFESQAKMLIVLLSIALGYTVASFFLGLITAIQNLTFLVR; this comes from the coding sequence TTGGGAATTCAAGCCATAATTACGTTAATTAGTTATTTATTCTTTATTTTACTGGCTTTTTGGTGTATTCAAGCAATTCCGTTCCATAAATTTATGGGCCGGTTTGAGAGTCAAGCAAAGATGTTAATCGTTTTGCTTTCAATTGCGTTAGGTTACACCGTTGCCAGCTTCTTTTTAGGTTTGATTACGGCGATTCAAAATTTAACTTTTTTAGTTCGTTAG
- a CDS encoding F0F1 ATP synthase subunit epsilon has protein sequence MAENSVLTVSIVTPDGQIYNDDQVTMLVVNTREGELGILPNHVPVIATLAIDEVRIKHDKAEDVVAVNGGFVEFSDNTATIVADTAENQADIDVARAESAKKRAEATIRKAQQAHDNSELRRAQIHLRRAINRINVSKH, from the coding sequence TTGGCTGAAAATTCAGTATTAACAGTTAGTATTGTTACTCCTGATGGTCAGATTTATAACGATGACCAAGTTACCATGCTGGTAGTCAATACCAGAGAAGGTGAATTGGGAATCTTACCTAATCACGTTCCCGTAATTGCAACTTTGGCAATTGACGAAGTGCGCATTAAGCATGACAAAGCTGAAGATGTAGTAGCGGTCAACGGTGGTTTCGTTGAGTTTTCGGACAACACGGCGACAATCGTTGCGGATACTGCTGAAAACCAAGCTGACATTGACGTAGCGCGAGCTGAAAGTGCTAAGAAACGTGCTGAGGCAACGATCCGTAAAGCCCAACAAGCTCACGATAATAGTGAACTTCGGCGGGCGCAAATTCATTTGCGGCGGGCGATTAACCGAATTAACGTTTCAAAACATTAA